GTTTGGTACGTTAATGGATAACTAGGGGGAGATGTTGGAACTTTATTTTTCACTTTTATGGATAAGATTATTGAAAAAAAGGGTTGGGTTACCAAGAAGCAAATTTGGTATGGTGTATTTGCCCTAGTTATATTAGCGTTAATTCTTAAGATTGCATTTGGTGATAAGAGCCGTAAGCTGAATGTGGACTTGGACAAAGTTACCGTTGAAGAGGTAAAGCAAGATTTGTTTAAGGATTACATCGCTGTAATTGGAACAGTTGCTCCAATTCAGACTATTTATTTGGATGCAACCGAGTCGGGAAGTAGGGTTGAGGAGATTGTTCGGCGTGAAGGCTCAATGGTGAAAAAGGGCGATATCATCGCTCGGTTTAGCAACACTAGCCTTGTTATCGACATTTCGCGAACAGAGTCCGATGCATCTAGAACGACCAATGAACTACGCAATGCCCGCTTAAGTATGCAGCAGCAGTTGGTTGAGTCTCAAAGCCAGCTGCTAGATCAAAATTATAAACTTCAACAGCAGGAGCGTGCCTATCAACGTAGCATAGAACTGCATAAGAAAAACCTGATTTCTGATGAGGAATATAAAAGATCGAAGGAAGATTTAGACTATACAATGGCTAAGATAAAGTTGCTGAAGGAGAGCATACGGCAGGATTCAATATACAGAAAAACTCAGGTTGTTACATTGGAGAACGATGTTACTAGGATGCAGCAAAATTTAGCTATCGTTCGGCAGCGATTCGAAGGGTTGAATTTAAGGGCACCCGTGGCCGGTGAGCTAGCCTCACTGGATTTGGAGGTTGGCCAGGTAGTAAGTATGGGGACTCGAATTGGTCAGATTAACGTTTTGGATTCCTATAAATTGAAGGTTGAAATTGACGAACATTATATCTCTCGTGTAACGCGCAATCTTATTGGGGTGTGCGATTTCTCGGGTACCTCTTACAAGGCCAAAATAACCAAGGTCTATCCGGAGGTAAAGAATGGGCGATTTACTGTAGATATGGAATTTGTAGACTCCATTCCTTCTGATATTCGAATTGGGCAAACTTCAAGAATTCGTTTGGAACTTGGCGAGTCGAACATGGCTATACTTATTCCTCGCGGTGGATTTTACCAAAGTACTGGTGGACAGTGGATATTTGTAGTTGATCCCTCCGGAACCGTTGCAACCAAAAGACCAATAAGAATTAATCGTCAGAACCCATTGTACTATGAGGTTGTGGAAGGGTTGAAGCCAGGGGAGAAGGTGATAGTATCCAGCTACGATACTTTTGGCGACGTTGACAAGCTAATTCTCAAAAAATAAATATAGGTTTACCTAAAACATTATGGCTATGCTAAAGACTGTTGATTTAGTTAAGGTGTTCAGAACAGAGGAAGTTGAAACAACTGCTTTGAACAAGGTGAATATCGAGGTAAAGGAGGGTGAATTTGTCGCTATAATGGGGCCTTCTGGCTGCGGCAAATCAACTTTGCTCAACATTGTTGGTCTTCTTGACAATCCCAGCGGAGGAGAACT
This window of the Williamwhitmania sp. genome carries:
- a CDS encoding efflux RND transporter periplasmic adaptor subunit, whose protein sequence is MDKIIEKKGWVTKKQIWYGVFALVILALILKIAFGDKSRKLNVDLDKVTVEEVKQDLFKDYIAVIGTVAPIQTIYLDATESGSRVEEIVRREGSMVKKGDIIARFSNTSLVIDISRTESDASRTTNELRNARLSMQQQLVESQSQLLDQNYKLQQQERAYQRSIELHKKNLISDEEYKRSKEDLDYTMAKIKLLKESIRQDSIYRKTQVVTLENDVTRMQQNLAIVRQRFEGLNLRAPVAGELASLDLEVGQVVSMGTRIGQINVLDSYKLKVEIDEHYISRVTRNLIGVCDFSGTSYKAKITKVYPEVKNGRFTVDMEFVDSIPSDIRIGQTSRIRLELGESNMAILIPRGGFYQSTGGQWIFVVDPSGTVATKRPIRINRQNPLYYEVVEGLKPGEKVIVSSYDTFGDVDKLILKK